From the Mycoplasmatota bacterium genome, one window contains:
- a CDS encoding energy-coupling factor transporter transmembrane protein EcfT: protein MKCFEGYHPILLFIYFLGVIFITMFTMNPVLITISFVSSILFCGMLIGIKELVKSLLYSLPILIIIALTNPLFVHKGETILFFLNDNPVTLEAILYGLFAAMMIMSIFYWFKCYNEVMTSDKFIYLFGRIAPKLSLLLSMVLSFIPKFKKQFIAINDSQKALGIYASKSYVDKIRSKMRVLSILITWSLENSVETADSMRARGYGLKGRTSYSIFIWTSKDSILAIIIGMLTILVYGLMFADFGDYLLYPTMSTINISCLAIVLYIGLFLLMILTTILEIKENILWLYLKSKI from the coding sequence ATGAAATGCTTTGAGGGCTATCATCCTATACTATTATTTATTTATTTTTTAGGGGTAATTTTTATAACAATGTTTACAATGAACCCTGTATTAATTACCATATCTTTTGTTTCTAGTATTCTTTTCTGTGGCATGTTGATAGGTATTAAAGAGCTCGTAAAGAGTTTATTATATAGTTTACCAATTCTAATTATCATTGCTCTTACTAATCCACTATTTGTTCATAAAGGAGAAACGATATTATTTTTTCTAAATGATAATCCAGTAACCTTAGAGGCAATACTCTATGGTTTATTTGCAGCTATGATGATTATGTCTATATTTTATTGGTTTAAATGCTACAATGAGGTTATGACTAGTGATAAATTTATTTATTTATTTGGTAGAATCGCTCCTAAATTGTCATTATTACTTTCTATGGTATTAAGTTTCATTCCTAAATTTAAAAAACAATTTATTGCTATTAATGATTCACAAAAAGCACTTGGTATTTATGCATCTAAAAGTTATGTAGATAAAATAAGGAGTAAAATGCGTGTGCTGTCTATTTTAATCACTTGGAGCTTAGAGAACTCAGTAGAAACAGCGGATTCAATGAGAGCAAGGGGTTATGGATTAAAAGGGAGAACTAGCTATTCAATCTTTATTTGGACAAGTAAAGATAGTATTTTAGCGATTATAATAGGAATGCTTACAATACTTGTATATGGCTTAATGTTTGCAGACTTTGGAGATTATTTGCTTTATCCTACGATGAGTACAATAAATATTAGCTGCTTAGCTATTGTGTTATATATTGGGTTGTTTTTACTTATGATACTTACTACAATACTAGAGATTAAGGAGAATATTTTATGGCTGTACTTGAAGTCAAAGATCTAA
- a CDS encoding DUF4430 domain-containing protein → MKKDLVAICVVIFLLVLLFNGTKIQSVEDYYLTHIDDITEESETVFLSIKCETILNNWDDLDDSLKFEKYVPSDGVILAQTEYVLRPGDTVFDILDRATRHNRIHMEHTYSTNFGSNYIQGINHLYEFSCGPLSGWMYLVNGEFPNYGSSKYVLKDGDVIEWVYTCDLGRDVGNDWEVG, encoded by the coding sequence ATGAAGAAAGATCTGGTCGCTATTTGTGTCGTTATTTTTCTATTAGTTCTGCTATTTAACGGAACAAAAATCCAATCAGTTGAAGACTACTATTTAACTCATATTGATGATATAACAGAAGAAAGTGAGACTGTTTTTTTGTCTATAAAATGTGAGACTATATTAAACAATTGGGATGATTTAGATGATAGTTTAAAATTTGAAAAATATGTGCCAAGTGATGGTGTAATTCTTGCTCAAACTGAATATGTTTTAAGACCTGGCGATACAGTTTTTGATATTTTAGATCGAGCAACAAGACACAATCGTATTCATATGGAACACACTTATTCAACAAATTTTGGTAGTAATTATATTCAAGGTATAAACCACTTGTATGAATTTAGTTGTGGACCTTTATCAGGGTGGATGTATCTGGTAAATGGTGAATTTCCCAACTATGGAAGTAGTAAATATGTATTAAAAGATGGAGATGTTATTGAATGGGTTTATACCTGTGATTTAGGACGAGATGTAGGTAATGATTGGGAGGTGGGGTAA
- a CDS encoding terpene cyclase/mutase family protein, which yields MKRLVLLLIAIVLIGGMGFPSANSAFAKERDFDLEEVIEDLINWKKSDVGATNEENLINSTYLQFAGTTPGDWYPIGLGRYNYSDDYNAYLAVITDKINERYQTPYKLHKAKATEWHRISLAVTAMGGNPTAIGEYNGNPIDLIADGTYNRGGTASPGRQGINGWIWSLIALDSSRYEVPEDAYHTRQDFIVEILKTQLVDGGFALSGKVSDPDITAMAMQALAPYYNSEIVFSYTSSKIKDDNNQYITMEKSVKQVIDECIALLSSVQTDDGDFSSWGMQNVESTDQVLVALCSLGINPETDPRFIKNGNTLIDGIMKYRLDNGGFLHSFTYDPDNPSSKPDEANTMASEQTLYSLVSLYRFSNNMRTLYDMRTEFTTDERQVLDNTINSINNLNDTSTKSEVEDALQLYYSVPTLDRSYISNYWILSKYTKKYNLKLPNEKLNYSGNNSGEEDIILYFTESNKIATNNLPKSEDLTTKYYVEVVNLRYILEHSEAFEGKETYKIKLDMTYNEILAIQAEIDRINEEIQDKLHPFDNIGLKDKETINELVNRYNALSNYDKTKITHYEDLLKSKTQVDNLTTALYIGSVLGIVAISLSVYIVLNIRHRKKKRLEKFMPESEE from the coding sequence ATGAAACGATTAGTATTACTGCTAATTGCAATTGTACTTATTGGCGGAATGGGTTTCCCTTCCGCCAATTCGGCATTTGCTAAGGAAAGAGATTTTGATTTAGAAGAAGTAATAGAAGATCTTATAAATTGGAAAAAATCAGATGTTGGTGCTACAAACGAAGAAAATCTAATCAATAGTACTTACTTACAGTTTGCTGGAACTACGCCTGGAGACTGGTATCCAATCGGTTTAGGTAGATACAATTATTCTGATGATTATAATGCTTACCTTGCCGTTATAACTGATAAGATAAATGAAAGATATCAAACACCATATAAGTTGCATAAAGCAAAAGCTACTGAGTGGCATAGAATTTCACTTGCGGTAACAGCTATGGGTGGAAACCCTACTGCTATTGGTGAATATAATGGGAATCCAATAGATTTGATTGCTGATGGCACATACAATAGAGGGGGAACTGCATCCCCAGGTAGACAGGGAATCAATGGTTGGATTTGGTCTTTAATAGCGCTAGACAGCAGTAGATATGAGGTGCCAGAGGATGCTTATCATACAAGACAAGATTTTATCGTTGAAATATTAAAGACACAACTTGTAGATGGTGGATTTGCACTATCTGGTAAGGTATCAGACCCTGATATAACCGCAATGGCTATGCAAGCCTTAGCACCCTACTACAATAGTGAGATCGTTTTCTCTTATACCTCTAGTAAAATAAAAGATGATAATAATCAATATATAACGATGGAAAAATCTGTCAAGCAAGTAATCGATGAATGCATTGCTTTGCTATCTAGTGTACAAACTGATGATGGTGATTTTTCTAGTTGGGGAATGCAAAATGTTGAAAGTACGGATCAGGTCTTAGTTGCACTTTGTAGCTTAGGTATTAATCCTGAAACGGATCCAAGATTTATTAAAAATGGTAACACCTTAATTGATGGTATTATGAAATATAGACTTGATAATGGTGGATTTTTACATTCCTTTACCTATGACCCTGACAATCCATCATCAAAACCTGATGAAGCTAATACGATGGCTAGTGAGCAAACATTATATTCTTTAGTTTCTCTTTATAGATTTAGTAACAATATGCGCACTCTTTATGATATGAGAACAGAGTTTACAACAGATGAAAGACAAGTACTTGATAATACCATTAATTCAATTAATAACTTAAATGATACTTCAACCAAGAGTGAGGTTGAAGATGCATTACAGTTGTATTATTCAGTTCCAACCCTTGATAGATCTTATATATCTAATTATTGGATTTTATCTAAATATACAAAGAAATATAACTTAAAATTGCCAAATGAGAAATTAAATTATAGTGGAAATAATAGCGGAGAAGAAGATATAATTCTTTATTTTACTGAGAGTAATAAAATAGCTACTAATAACTTGCCAAAAAGTGAAGACTTAACAACTAAGTACTATGTTGAGGTTGTTAATTTGCGCTATATTTTGGAACATTCTGAGGCGTTTGAAGGTAAAGAAACTTACAAAATCAAGTTAGATATGACATATAATGAAATTTTAGCTATTCAAGCAGAAATAGATAGAATAAATGAAGAAATTCAAGATAAATTACATCCTTTTGACAATATAGGACTAAAGGATAAGGAAACGATAAATGAATTAGTTAATAGATATAATGCATTATCAAATTATGATAAAACGAAGATTACTCATTATGAAGATTTATTAAAATCAAAAACTCAAGTTGATAATTTAACAACTGCTCTGTATATAGGTAGTGTTTTAGGAATAGTAGCTATCAGTCTTTCAGTCTATATCGTTTTAAATATTAGACATAGAAAGAAAAAAAGGTTAGAAAAATTTATGCCAGAGAGTGAGGAATAG
- a CDS encoding PQQ-binding-like beta-propeller repeat protein, translating to MKKKPFIFLIVFAIMLALTGCFKNVELPSLNSLEYDSTRTLASVELPEGWEWEDSTIVPTVDVTTYKAIFTKEDGTKKVYNLSLSISKTTPTYQKPTNIITDYVDAKTLNDIDIPDSWTWKNADSVLLEGVNDYLVIFTPEDTINYNTVEVSIQVTAYPGISAPDLNNITYDPNITLADINLPEGWAWETVSTVPTVNIGEYNAIFTYNDNSTVKISVPLVVEKAIPTIISNPVVSSEELVYGSSLPQITAGEASVEGTFAWVNSAYTMEIGENECEWTFTPNDTDNYNIVTDTLVLSADKATPNINTNPTASNEGLLYGSALPQLNAGEASVEGTFTWVNSTYTMEIGENECEWIFTPTDTENYNTISGIIELNIDARAKFEINEDEAIIRVFDSENTLVSAVDGYYLLDGMNEYTYQVTKTGFVAQTGTIDVNGGVIEITLVAPVGNQPTSVTSDWYNFRNSNANMGITDALTPIEGELLWAKKVATGWTDAPSIQIIVDDSLIVMAGTSIIKYNLETGDEIARGTMVAATNWGYTPATYAEGMIFVPLSNGRIQAFNAKTLESLWIYHDALVGQSLSPITYSDGYIYTGFWNSETKDANFVCISITDEDTTSTNEEKLSSWTHTQAGGFYWAGSVVIGDAVIVGTDDGTSSYDSDSAKLYAFNKITGEIISALDITGDQRSSIAYDEENNKIYFTSKNAYLYSATVDSTTGEISNLESVEVLSGWQSTSTPVVYNGRVYIGLGQGFSSGKLAVIDTENLELIYTADMSAYPQNSLLLSTAYLGEDDTLYIYSTYNGYPGGIYAITDKPGQTEANGYDLFIPDSAQQQYCITSIIASKDGVLYYKNDSGYVLAVTQVNYDTLKTDAKTELENYVTLNDYRDEQQLEITNLIADGKLAIDNAISSSEIANALSDAKAIIDLVKTDAELTQEELENAPTIVSNLEEGKTYTNSKLTFDIWAKDKAGNKINSSDVVIICNGENVLMNWDDVEKTSYSLEFVEYENIITITATANGYSKTVTYTVYYEKGPTTVTMAVEAHTIGCGYLVEPMVITLDDNYLSAMSEHFFGSIDIDRMEEGLNGSYLLAYVLEVENGYTYQSSGSLDSGFYLSQIEGFTHQDNTPEVLRQKIEEEGGSIDTPSDNNTLGEFEYTYMSGWMYSVNDVFPNVGFADYNPQDGDVIRVQFTLFGYGRDIGVGGFWGENFFEDVNKAELTALLAQINTLGLPQEQAYTDAYVAIQEIGTTQAALDVAYQNLYEAYKDDIQ from the coding sequence ATGAAAAAGAAACCATTTATATTTTTGATTGTTTTCGCAATTATGCTAGCATTGACAGGTTGTTTTAAGAATGTAGAACTTCCAAGCTTGAACTCATTAGAATATGATTCAACAAGAACACTAGCTAGCGTTGAATTACCAGAAGGATGGGAATGGGAAGATAGTACCATCGTTCCAACGGTTGATGTAACTACCTACAAAGCTATTTTTACAAAAGAGGATGGAACAAAAAAGGTCTATAATTTATCATTGTCAATATCTAAAACAACACCGACTTATCAAAAACCTACAAACATAATTACAGATTATGTAGATGCTAAAACACTAAATGATATTGATATACCTGATAGTTGGACATGGAAGAATGCTGACTCAGTTTTATTAGAGGGGGTAAATGATTATCTTGTGATATTCACTCCAGAAGATACAATAAACTATAATACAGTAGAAGTGAGTATTCAAGTAACAGCTTATCCAGGAATAAGTGCACCTGACTTAAATAACATAACCTATGACCCAAATATCACATTAGCTGACATTAATCTGCCTGAGGGGTGGGCTTGGGAAACAGTTTCTACTGTACCTACTGTAAATATTGGCGAATATAATGCGATTTTTACTTATAATGATAATTCAACAGTAAAAATATCTGTACCACTAGTCGTTGAAAAAGCGATACCAACTATTATTTCAAATCCAGTAGTAAGTAGTGAAGAATTGGTATATGGAAGTAGCTTACCTCAAATAACTGCGGGTGAAGCTAGTGTAGAAGGTACTTTTGCTTGGGTTAATTCTGCCTATACAATGGAAATAGGTGAAAATGAATGTGAATGGACATTTACACCAAACGATACAGATAATTATAATATAGTGACAGATACTTTAGTTTTATCTGCTGATAAAGCGACACCTAATATAAACACAAATCCAACGGCAAGTAATGAAGGTTTATTATACGGAAGTGCTTTACCTCAATTAAATGCAGGTGAGGCAAGTGTAGAAGGTACATTTACCTGGGTAAATTCTACCTACACAATGGAAATAGGAGAAAATGAGTGTGAATGGATATTTACACCAACTGATACAGAAAACTACAATACTATATCTGGTATCATTGAACTGAATATAGATGCACGAGCAAAATTTGAAATTAATGAAGATGAAGCAATTATTAGAGTATTTGATAGCGAAAATACTTTGGTTAGCGCTGTTGATGGGTATTATTTATTAGATGGAATGAATGAATACACCTATCAAGTAACTAAGACAGGTTTTGTAGCACAGACTGGTACGATTGACGTAAATGGTGGTGTAATAGAAATTACATTAGTAGCACCAGTTGGTAATCAGCCGACATCGGTAACATCTGATTGGTATAACTTTAGAAACAGTAATGCCAATATGGGAATTACAGATGCATTAACTCCAATAGAAGGAGAATTGCTTTGGGCTAAAAAAGTAGCAACAGGTTGGACTGATGCACCAAGTATCCAAATTATTGTTGATGATAGTTTGATAGTAATGGCAGGTACATCAATAATAAAATATAATTTAGAAACAGGAGATGAAATTGCAAGAGGTACAATGGTAGCTGCAACAAACTGGGGTTATACACCAGCGACTTATGCAGAAGGAATGATTTTTGTGCCACTAAGTAATGGTAGAATCCAAGCGTTTAATGCCAAAACATTAGAATCACTTTGGATTTACCACGATGCATTAGTTGGTCAATCTCTATCTCCAATCACTTACTCAGATGGATATATTTATACAGGCTTTTGGAATAGTGAAACAAAAGATGCAAACTTTGTTTGTATATCAATCACAGATGAGGATACAACATCTACTAATGAAGAAAAATTATCAAGTTGGACACATACACAAGCAGGTGGTTTCTATTGGGCAGGTTCAGTAGTTATCGGAGATGCAGTTATAGTTGGAACAGATGATGGAACATCTAGTTATGATAGTGATTCAGCTAAGCTATACGCTTTTAATAAAATCACTGGAGAAATCATCAGTGCACTTGATATAACAGGTGATCAACGTTCAAGCATCGCCTATGATGAAGAAAATAATAAGATATACTTTACAAGTAAGAATGCATATTTATATTCTGCAACAGTAGATAGTACAACAGGAGAAATTAGTAATTTAGAATCTGTAGAGGTATTATCAGGATGGCAGAGTACAAGTACACCAGTAGTGTATAATGGAAGAGTATATATTGGATTAGGACAAGGCTTTTCAAGTGGTAAGTTAGCAGTAATCGATACAGAAAACTTAGAGTTAATTTACACGGCAGATATGTCTGCCTATCCACAAAACTCATTACTTCTTTCTACAGCGTACCTTGGAGAAGATGATACATTGTATATCTATTCTACTTATAATGGTTATCCAGGTGGAATTTATGCAATAACAGATAAACCAGGACAAACTGAAGCGAATGGTTATGATTTATTTATACCTGATTCAGCACAACAACAATACTGTATTACAAGCATAATCGCAAGTAAAGACGGTGTTTTATATTATAAAAATGATTCAGGTTATGTATTAGCAGTAACTCAAGTAAATTATGACACATTAAAGACTGATGCTAAGACTGAATTAGAAAACTATGTAACTCTTAATGATTATAGAGATGAACAACAACTAGAGATAACAAATTTAATTGCTGATGGGAAATTAGCGATTGACAATGCGATAAGTTCTAGTGAGATAGCTAATGCTTTAAGTGATGCTAAGGCCATCATTGATCTTGTTAAAACTGATGCAGAACTTACTCAAGAAGAATTAGAAAATGCACCTACTATTGTCTCAAATCTTGAAGAGGGAAAAACTTACACTAACAGTAAACTAACCTTTGATATTTGGGCAAAAGACAAAGCTGGAAATAAGATTAACAGTAGTGATGTCGTAATAATCTGCAATGGAGAAAACGTCTTGATGAATTGGGATGATGTAGAAAAGACAAGCTATAGTTTAGAGTTTGTTGAATACGAAAATATTATTACTATTACGGCTACAGCAAATGGTTATTCTAAAACAGTTACTTATACGGTCTATTATGAAAAAGGTCCTACTACAGTTACGATGGCAGTAGAAGCGCACACAATCGGTTGTGGCTATCTTGTTGAGCCTATGGTTATTACATTAGATGATAATTATTTAAGTGCAATGAGTGAGCATTTCTTTGGTTCTATAGATATTGATAGAATGGAAGAAGGTCTTAATGGTTCTTATTTACTTGCCTATGTTTTAGAGGTAGAAAATGGTTATACTTATCAATCTAGTGGAAGTTTAGACAGTGGTTTTTATTTGTCACAGATAGAAGGATTTACACATCAAGATAATACACCAGAAGTATTAAGACAGAAAATAGAAGAAGAGGGTGGTTCGATTGATACACCATCTGATAATAATACATTAGGTGAATTTGAATATACTTATATGTCTGGTTGGATGTATTCAGTAAATGATGTATTCCCTAATGTTGGTTTTGCTGATTATAATCCACAAGATGGAGATGTAATTAGAGTTCAATTTACATTATTTGGTTATGGTCGTGATATTGGTGTTGGTGGTTTCTGGGGAGAAAATTTCTTTGAAGACGTTAATAAAGCTGAGTTGACAGCTTTACTTGCTCAAATTAATACCTTAGGTCTTCCACAAGAACAAGCATACACGGATGCTTATGTAGCTATTCAGGAAATTGGAACGACTCAAGCTGCTTTAGATGTAGCTTACCAAAATCTTTACGAGGCATACAAGGATGATATACAATGA